The Pseudodesulfovibrio sp. zrk46 genome contains a region encoding:
- a CDS encoding class I SAM-dependent methyltransferase, which produces MDEYRHVARFYDPLVGPFLRPIHRAMLTPLHSRKSSTLIDLCCGTGTLAAMAAEAGITATGVDLSAPMLDVARGKSPDVTFIHSDATAVPLEDASFDACTISFALHEKPLPVAEAILAETRRLIRPGGLLVVADYRFPQSRRSFFTGLGIRIIERMAGRDHFTHFRTYMDNGGTQSFLARSGLPGNPTATHLNGWVGLFVHVI; this is translated from the coding sequence ATGGACGAATACCGCCACGTCGCTCGTTTCTACGATCCACTGGTGGGCCCGTTTCTTCGCCCCATCCACAGGGCCATGCTCACACCGCTTCATTCCCGAAAAAGCAGCACCCTCATTGACCTGTGCTGCGGCACTGGCACCCTCGCGGCCATGGCTGCCGAGGCAGGAATCACGGCAACCGGGGTAGACCTGTCTGCTCCCATGCTGGACGTAGCTCGAGGAAAATCTCCCGACGTCACATTCATTCATTCCGATGCCACCGCCGTGCCCCTTGAGGACGCCAGCTTCGATGCCTGCACCATCAGCTTCGCTCTGCATGAAAAGCCGCTCCCGGTGGCCGAAGCCATACTCGCCGAGACGCGCCGCCTGATCCGGCCCGGGGGACTGCTTGTGGTAGCCGACTACCGTTTCCCTCAGTCACGACGATCATTCTTTACCGGTCTTGGCATCCGCATCATCGAGCGCATGGCGGGCCGCGATCACTTCACTCATTTCCGCACGTACATGGACAATGGGGGCACTCAATCGTTCCTCGCTCGCAGCGGATTGCCGGGCAATCCCACCGCAACCCATCTCAACGGCTGGGTCGGACTGTTCGTGCATGTAATCTAA
- a CDS encoding Spy/CpxP family protein refolding chaperone: MKKMQNKRWIVLGSLVLVMVLATSGMAVSGFKGGFGPKGKDNMKERVLSKLDYAMQELELTSAQQTKYSAIRKQMAAKMEEAKARRDTLHEAVRIEMEKEQPDVRMLAKTMKQEVRVMPDDFSYQIDAMLKIYDMLNKEQKTEFVKMIKDRMERMERMHSKRGPGGPEGPGGPEGRGPGGPDGPKNLEETRS, translated from the coding sequence ATGAAGAAGATGCAAAACAAGCGGTGGATCGTATTGGGATCCTTGGTTCTGGTCATGGTTCTGGCCACCAGTGGAATGGCTGTCTCCGGTTTCAAGGGCGGGTTCGGGCCCAAGGGGAAGGACAACATGAAAGAGCGTGTCCTTTCCAAGCTCGATTACGCCATGCAGGAGCTTGAGCTGACCTCGGCCCAGCAGACCAAGTATTCCGCCATTCGCAAGCAGATGGCTGCCAAGATGGAAGAGGCCAAGGCTCGCCGTGACACCCTGCATGAAGCTGTCCGTATTGAAATGGAAAAGGAACAGCCTGATGTACGCATGCTGGCCAAGACCATGAAGCAGGAAGTGCGCGTCATGCCGGATGACTTCTCCTACCAGATCGACGCCATGCTCAAGATTTATGACATGCTGAACAAGGAACAGAAGACCGAGTTCGTCAAGATGATCAAGGATCGCATGGAGCGTATGGAACGCATGCACTCCAAGCGTGGCCCCGGTGGCCCGGAAGGCCCTGGCGGTCCTGAAGGTCGTGGCCCCGGCGGTCCTGACGGTCCCAAGAATTTGGAAGAGACCCGTTCATAG